Proteins encoded by one window of Halobaculum sp. MBLA0147:
- a CDS encoding helix-turn-helix domain-containing protein: MHAARIALEIPAEDLHPMHEFVCESPAIDQETILERDAGGGVTTLLLHVAGDRQRYEQTIDEVPQVEEWTTTKFEDEGFYVYVRTQLRTREQQYRQALDRDAVLVVPPVELRSDRTVRQTIVGQGDSLSAAIEALPDNVDIEVLRTGTYNRSRGARVSSRQREALIAAWEAGYYEVPREGDIEAVAGALDCATSTASDLLRRAERQIVAATLDKRL; this comes from the coding sequence ATGCACGCTGCCCGAATCGCACTGGAAATCCCGGCTGAGGATCTTCATCCGATGCATGAGTTCGTCTGCGAATCACCGGCGATTGATCAAGAGACCATCCTTGAACGGGACGCTGGTGGTGGGGTGACGACGCTGTTGCTCCACGTAGCAGGAGACCGCCAACGCTACGAACAGACCATCGACGAGGTCCCTCAGGTTGAGGAGTGGACGACTACTAAGTTTGAGGACGAGGGTTTCTACGTCTATGTCCGAACACAGTTGCGCACCCGCGAGCAGCAGTACCGACAGGCACTGGACCGTGACGCCGTACTTGTAGTGCCACCGGTTGAGCTGCGTTCGGACCGAACCGTCAGGCAGACCATCGTCGGCCAGGGCGATAGTCTCTCTGCGGCTATTGAGGCGCTCCCAGACAACGTTGACATTGAGGTGCTTCGAACTGGTACCTACAACCGTTCACGTGGTGCCCGAGTAAGCAGCCGTCAGCGAGAGGCACTCATCGCAGCGTGGGAGGCCGGCTACTATGAAGTCCCTCGTGAAGGCGATATCGAGGCGGTTGCTGGGGCACTGGACTGTGCCACGTCGACGGCTTCAGACCTGCTCCGACGGGCTGAACGACAAATCGTAGCGGCCACACTGGACAAACGTTTGTGA